The Clostridium chauvoei genome has a window encoding:
- a CDS encoding HIRAN domain-containing protein, translating into MERGTVVFLYDILNDYIEKHGYKSFNKQNMSRSGEYEAKKIYLNEEYNIKDRVMLSNTAIDLVYKYFLKEDEYSKESLELFINNYNIVDYYYEFIEKFKCMLSEGIISKDILYDYGVRFSKESNNSNEIKLGLTLLRLSGKEEAKEIFKVFSIHNSYIFFCVEGVKEYSKYNTFIFEVCKISRGYGKLIAISKLEVLSDDIRFWLVEKGSDNNIIEEELANIIFEKLSIFWYLYNGKVNAKKFNLLSKIIGRLYRGNIYFKENYNYDLAYDYVNMFKKYGNKFIHLYALMGILVSVGEYNKNSLLKGRNSYKEAIKETKIILNDIEVIFSDSKWINIIKDELLKEKIKVDEILEVAFLLKQKLTFDDLYSILEKDNFNSMIYRYILFNSNKNSRRKIISFIDEVLKNTNVFDAKDITYSKEDKSDEDQCLYIVIKEMRDLANEFINLNIKALGARYNPTKKEALKNLKENKDILSKENFETIKSIADSEDDLEFARELMRFINYSLESRIAEKIDIKDIEIEDHSKDNYLITLKVAGTEYLDIRKAAKSLLLEDIVFLKEEKKNPFDENAIMVINNNGYHIGYIPRKDNVILKNLLVEGKKLYGLIKEIDENYKNIVISIYVSYRDIEEEINSILKMMLSGGVKVIN; encoded by the coding sequence ATGGAGAGGGGTACAGTCGTATTCTTATATGATATATTAAATGATTATATAGAAAAACATGGTTATAAATCATTTAATAAGCAAAATATGAGTCGTTCAGGAGAATACGAGGCGAAAAAAATTTACTTAAATGAAGAGTATAATATAAAAGATAGAGTGATGCTTTCTAATACGGCAATAGATCTTGTATATAAATATTTTTTAAAAGAAGATGAGTATAGTAAAGAGAGCTTGGAACTATTTATTAATAATTATAATATAGTAGATTATTATTATGAGTTTATAGAAAAGTTTAAATGTATGCTAAGTGAAGGAATTATTTCAAAAGATATTTTATATGACTATGGAGTAAGATTTTCAAAAGAAAGTAATAATTCAAATGAAATAAAATTAGGTTTAACTTTGTTGAGGTTATCTGGAAAAGAAGAAGCAAAAGAAATATTCAAAGTTTTTTCTATACACAATAGCTACATATTTTTCTGTGTAGAAGGTGTAAAAGAGTATTCTAAATATAATACTTTCATTTTTGAAGTGTGTAAAATATCTAGAGGATATGGTAAGCTTATAGCCATTTCAAAGTTAGAAGTTTTATCAGATGATATAAGGTTTTGGCTAGTAGAAAAGGGTAGTGATAATAATATAATCGAAGAGGAACTTGCAAATATTATTTTTGAAAAGCTAAGTATTTTTTGGTATTTATATAATGGAAAAGTAAATGCTAAAAAGTTTAATTTATTATCAAAAATAATAGGAAGACTTTATAGAGGTAATATTTATTTTAAAGAAAATTATAATTATGATTTAGCTTATGATTATGTAAATATGTTTAAAAAGTATGGCAATAAATTTATTCATTTATATGCATTAATGGGGATTTTAGTTTCTGTAGGAGAGTATAATAAAAATTCTTTACTAAAAGGAAGAAATTCTTATAAAGAGGCTATAAAGGAAACGAAAATTATATTAAATGATATTGAAGTTATATTCTCAGATAGTAAGTGGATAAATATTATAAAAGATGAGCTTTTAAAGGAAAAAATTAAAGTAGATGAGATATTAGAAGTAGCATTTTTATTAAAACAAAAACTTACTTTTGATGACCTATATAGTATCTTAGAAAAAGATAACTTCAATAGCATGATATATAGATATATTCTCTTTAATAGCAATAAAAATAGTAGAAGAAAAATTATAAGTTTTATAGATGAGGTTTTGAAAAATACTAACGTATTTGATGCAAAAGATATAACTTATAGTAAAGAAGATAAAAGTGATGAAGATCAATGTTTATATATTGTAATAAAAGAAATGCGAGATTTAGCTAATGAATTTATTAATTTAAATATAAAAGCTTTAGGGGCAAGATATAATCCTACTAAAAAAGAAGCGCTTAAAAATCTAAAAGAAAATAAAGATATTTTAAGCAAAGAGAATTTTGAAACTATAAAATCTATAGCTGATTCAGAAGATGACTTAGAGTTTGCAAGAGAATTAATGAGATTTATTAATTATAGTTTAGAAAGTAGAATAGCTGAAAAAATAGATATAAAGGATATAGAGATAGAAGATCATTCAAAGGATAATTATCTTATAACTTTAAAGGTAGCGGGAACAGAGTATTTAGATATAAGAAAGGCAGCTAAATCGTTACTTTTAGAAGATATAGTTTTTTTAAAGGAAGAAAAGAAAAATCCTTTTGATGAAAATGCTATTATGGTAATAAATAATAATGGATATCATATAGGTTATATTCCAAGAAAAGATAATGTTATATTAAAGAACCTTTTAGTAGAAGGAAAGAAGCTTTACGGATTGATAAAGGAAATTGATGAGAATTATAAAAATATAGTTATCTCTATATATGTTAGTTATAGAGATATAGAAGAAGAGATTAATAGTATATTAAAAATGATGTTAAGTGGTGGGGTTAAAGTAATTAATTGA
- a CDS encoding alpha/beta hydrolase codes for MAILILIAILLVSISIVLYFINKKAFYKVIMDKRKTKDEMIKAMKERFSSDYEDYKNLEGEELTIRSYDGYKLKGYYYLQNKDSKKIAIIHHGYTANHYVCFQFADIFFEEGFNVLLIDMRSHGESEGEHSTYGYKEVKDLDKWVDLMREKVGKEGIIGLHGQSMGGATVLMYGGKHSNKIDFIIADCAYSNGVKIIKSQFKESKVPFFPVYHILNRKIKRICGFDMNKISPIDDIKNSDVPVMFVHGTSDELVPHSMSEEMYKVKKGDKNKLLLIEGAKHVGAYSKDKKLYKETVRVFIENVIKDKKYSN; via the coding sequence ATGGCTATACTAATATTAATTGCTATATTATTAGTTTCTATAAGTATTGTTTTATATTTTATAAATAAAAAGGCTTTTTATAAGGTAATTATGGACAAGAGAAAAACAAAAGATGAAATGATAAAAGCTATGAAGGAAAGGTTTTCAAGTGATTATGAAGATTATAAAAATTTAGAAGGAGAAGAGCTTACAATAAGGAGTTATGATGGATATAAATTAAAAGGTTATTATTATTTGCAAAATAAGGATTCTAAAAAAATAGCTATAATACATCATGGATATACAGCTAATCATTATGTATGTTTTCAATTTGCAGATATATTTTTTGAAGAAGGATTTAATGTATTACTTATAGATATGAGGAGTCATGGAGAAAGTGAAGGAGAGCATAGTACTTATGGATATAAGGAAGTTAAAGATTTGGATAAATGGGTAGATTTAATGAGAGAAAAGGTAGGTAAGGAGGGGATTATAGGGTTACATGGACAATCAATGGGAGGTGCTACTGTTTTAATGTATGGAGGAAAGCATAGTAACAAAATAGATTTTATAATAGCTGATTGTGCATATTCAAATGGTGTAAAAATAATAAAGTCACAATTTAAAGAATCTAAAGTTCCATTTTTCCCTGTTTATCACATTTTAAACAGAAAAATTAAAAGAATATGTGGATTTGATATGAATAAGATATCACCAATAGACGATATTAAAAATAGTGATGTGCCAGTTATGTTTGTTCATGGAACATCAGATGAATTAGTACCACACTCTATGAGTGAGGAAATGTATAAAGTTAAAAAAGGGGATAAAAATAAGCTATTATTAATTGAGGGTGCAAAACATGTAGGAGCTTATTCAAAAGATAAGAAACTATATAAAGAAACTGTAAGAGTATTTATAGAGAATGTTATAAAAGATAAAAAATATAGCAATTGA
- a CDS encoding endo-alpha-N-acetylgalactosaminidase family protein, which translates to MKNKGNIGRRSMSKRLSVLVASTIVVTQIASITTPTFANNLTNIEEAQNQVLQQERINPISEEIYTALFDDTEKCDWKTLIGEGTHEVENGYLKVTRNAQVNNEFTFFDQNAPQLKDGEAEMVFKLDGDASRGVGRFGFILRPQTDGAYLFAGYDLNGNWRIATANGSSKDFSGPKLNPGEEYKLKVRFEGKKITMWLNDEQIFSEEVNLQGMPLNSSYGVGFKTWYGLNDAYVDYFRAGTVGALDEKMPLKPIKSVEEVTAETFIRIRPELPKKVNVTYEDGTTALEGVEWDYIDKTLYSKEGIFKSEGTLVDREDRVTATVTVKADPEDGTIIPPEVVVEEKVIQSGDMKVVLDNNFPRVIRYEVGGDVLEGEDEQLFIVELNEEKYVPKVAYNTIDEKTAEYVMTFEELDLIMKVQISLVKDDALKMEVKEIVENGSFKLRTINFPGHSLASVKSTENGKISGVLTTGDWNNIQEKFENVSDVKMGDYNKTYGIINDDKFAIAVDNNVIEGGNRIVINVADRNGYKKAGIYNGTWTYREAIKSSSAPAFIGNIGNVEINGNTNQPIFSSEEKIKKYMGKEYEAVYCGLGGVEDFQGKDLTGKVAIVDRGTHTFEDKARNAQAAGALYIICINTQSGGVPEQVTKDTINMIGLSNEYGEKIKATLDGNGVTKVKLNLEDSGAVPGEPEELPWSQIMIAKDKNKSGKVNWQDAAILYRDNMDEVKGADYIKNSFSYIPFNIGSLAQSPFLRTGDMIKKLSNYTDGFGQLVLEKGYQGEGHDDVIADIGGHTGIRQGGKDDLNKLIEIGKDYNAKIGVHVNATEYHLDAFELDVNNLRPGFQEGWAWKDNSYYVDQKKDILTGELKRRFSMLKEDHPDLSWIYVDVYTGNGWNANELSEIIKDNDWMLATEFNGPLEQQTAWTHWGGDPAYPNRGNESKMIRFIRNQEQDVFMSDDLLKGAKHALSGGWGTRHDVEGFYAIETFYNQTLPSKYMQHFEIMEWEDDGTNGFVKFNDGLEVKRENGNINMYQDGKLISITPKDTINDRGIGKTTLFMPWTWEQLDNEPENKVYHWNPEGGTTTWDIPTGWEGTETVKIYELSDLGRTFVDELPVTNGKVTIEAKANTPYIVFQEKVNEDRINNWGEGTLISDPGFDSQTLDSWTINSSSENKEHISIINENVDRRLGNDAVVVQGNNGADANLSQKITGLEPGKTYTASVWVKNYGDRDVTLGFKSGCTLEESTITRETTRMNVGEGLKWHGERATRMRVEFTIPEGITEGTLYLNVAKDEDDSKVLIDDFRIWTNPLDLDKTNRDGYVIYEDFENVDEGHGPLYMGQNLGTDNRTHYAEKDPEGKQYMNWVIDGRFSLKSNQQPGTTGEILLTDESTLKLKPNTTYEIGFKYTNKIDNLYSVAIKSETSGELFNENLTPGTVTGRPIDGPEYKREVKEFKKEFTTGNAVDYYLAFNKGNGYDELVLDDLYIKDVTPEDKLTLESVRLCMDNTTLIEGNESKVVLEAIMSNGNKADLSKATIKYTVSNPEVLSVEDGVIKTKKEGVSKVSAEVTINGSTVASNEIEVTVKKKSSVINKIPVINAKDSTIELNSKFDPMTGVTAEDAEEGNLTDKIKVVENTVNTAKAGKYKVIYEVVDSEGAKATKKIKVTVKEKQNTTNPSKPSDSSNSGNKGNLPQTGGVNSLLVLLSGIAAVGAGTFLKRRKNKL; encoded by the coding sequence ATGAAGAATAAAGGAAATATAGGAAGAAGATCAATGAGCAAAAGACTATCTGTTTTAGTTGCAAGTACTATTGTAGTTACTCAAATAGCTTCTATAACAACACCAACATTTGCAAATAACTTAACAAATATAGAAGAAGCTCAAAATCAAGTGCTACAACAAGAAAGAATAAATCCTATAAGTGAAGAAATATATACTGCCTTATTTGATGATACAGAGAAGTGTGATTGGAAAACACTTATAGGAGAAGGAACTCATGAAGTGGAAAATGGATATTTAAAGGTAACAAGAAATGCTCAAGTAAATAATGAGTTTACTTTTTTTGATCAAAATGCACCACAATTAAAAGATGGTGAAGCAGAAATGGTCTTTAAGTTAGATGGTGATGCTTCAAGAGGTGTAGGAAGGTTTGGTTTTATTTTAAGACCACAAACTGATGGAGCATATTTATTTGCAGGATATGATTTAAATGGGAACTGGAGAATAGCAACTGCAAATGGAAGTAGTAAAGATTTTTCAGGTCCAAAATTAAATCCAGGAGAAGAATATAAATTAAAGGTTAGATTCGAAGGTAAAAAAATAACTATGTGGCTAAATGATGAACAAATATTTAGTGAAGAAGTAAATTTACAAGGTATGCCTTTGAATTCAAGTTATGGAGTAGGATTTAAAACATGGTATGGACTTAATGATGCCTATGTAGATTACTTTAGAGCTGGTACTGTTGGAGCTTTAGATGAAAAAATGCCATTAAAGCCAATAAAATCAGTAGAGGAAGTGACAGCAGAAACCTTTATAAGAATACGTCCAGAGTTACCTAAAAAGGTAAATGTAACTTATGAAGATGGGACTACTGCATTAGAAGGTGTAGAATGGGATTATATAGATAAAACACTATACTCAAAGGAAGGAATTTTTAAATCAGAAGGAACTTTAGTTGATAGAGAAGATAGAGTGACTGCTACAGTTACGGTTAAAGCAGATCCAGAGGATGGAACTATAATACCACCTGAAGTAGTTGTAGAAGAAAAAGTAATACAATCAGGAGATATGAAGGTTGTATTAGATAATAATTTTCCAAGAGTAATAAGATATGAAGTTGGAGGAGATGTACTAGAAGGGGAAGATGAACAACTATTTATTGTTGAGTTAAATGAGGAAAAGTATGTTCCTAAAGTAGCATATAACACTATTGATGAAAAAACAGCTGAATATGTTATGACCTTTGAAGAATTAGATTTAATAATGAAAGTTCAAATATCATTAGTTAAAGATGATGCTTTAAAAATGGAAGTAAAAGAAATTGTAGAAAATGGAAGTTTCAAATTAAGAACAATAAATTTCCCAGGGCATAGTTTAGCTTCTGTAAAGAGTACTGAAAATGGTAAGATTTCAGGTGTACTAACTACAGGAGATTGGAATAACATTCAAGAGAAATTTGAAAATGTATCTGATGTTAAAATGGGCGATTATAATAAAACTTACGGAATAATAAATGATGATAAATTTGCTATTGCAGTAGATAATAATGTAATTGAAGGTGGAAATAGAATTGTCATAAATGTTGCAGATAGAAATGGATATAAAAAAGCGGGTATATATAATGGTACTTGGACTTACAGAGAAGCAATAAAATCTTCATCAGCGCCAGCCTTTATTGGTAATATAGGAAATGTTGAGATAAATGGAAATACAAATCAACCTATATTCTCTAGTGAAGAAAAGATTAAAAAGTATATGGGTAAAGAGTATGAAGCTGTATATTGTGGATTAGGTGGAGTAGAAGATTTTCAAGGTAAAGATCTTACAGGAAAAGTAGCTATAGTTGATAGAGGAACTCATACTTTTGAAGATAAGGCTAGGAATGCTCAAGCGGCAGGAGCTCTTTATATAATTTGTATTAACACACAAAGTGGAGGTGTGCCAGAACAAGTAACAAAAGACACTATAAATATGATCGGATTAAGTAATGAATATGGAGAAAAAATAAAAGCTACTTTAGATGGAAATGGAGTAACAAAAGTTAAATTAAATTTAGAAGACTCAGGTGCGGTACCAGGAGAGCCAGAAGAACTTCCATGGTCTCAAATTATGATAGCAAAGGATAAAAATAAAAGTGGAAAAGTAAATTGGCAAGATGCAGCTATTCTTTACAGAGACAATATGGATGAAGTTAAAGGAGCGGATTATATAAAAAATAGCTTCTCATATATACCGTTTAATATAGGGTCTTTAGCACAATCACCATTCCTAAGAACAGGGGATATGATTAAGAAATTATCTAATTATACAGATGGATTTGGTCAATTAGTATTAGAAAAGGGATATCAAGGAGAAGGTCATGATGATGTTATAGCTGATATAGGTGGTCATACAGGTATAAGACAAGGTGGTAAGGATGATTTAAATAAATTAATAGAAATAGGTAAAGATTATAATGCTAAAATAGGGGTTCATGTTAATGCAACAGAATATCATTTAGATGCATTTGAACTAGATGTAAATAATTTAAGACCAGGATTCCAAGAAGGATGGGCATGGAAAGATAATTCTTATTACGTAGATCAAAAGAAAGATATATTAACAGGAGAATTAAAAAGAAGATTTTCTATGTTAAAAGAAGATCATCCAGATTTATCTTGGATATATGTTGACGTATATACAGGAAATGGTTGGAATGCAAATGAGTTATCAGAAATAATAAAAGATAATGATTGGATGCTTGCAACAGAGTTTAATGGTCCATTAGAACAACAAACAGCTTGGACTCATTGGGGTGGAGATCCAGCATACCCTAATAGAGGAAATGAAAGTAAAATGATTAGATTTATAAGAAACCAAGAACAAGATGTATTTATGTCTGATGATCTTTTAAAAGGAGCCAAGCATGCATTATCTGGTGGATGGGGAACAAGACATGATGTAGAAGGATTTTATGCTATAGAAACATTCTACAATCAAACATTACCATCAAAATATATGCAACATTTTGAGATAATGGAATGGGAAGATGATGGTACAAATGGTTTTGTTAAGTTTAATGATGGATTAGAAGTTAAGAGGGAAAATGGAAACATTAATATGTATCAAGATGGAAAATTAATATCTATAACTCCAAAGGATACTATTAATGATAGAGGTATAGGAAAAACTACATTATTTATGCCTTGGACATGGGAACAACTTGATAATGAACCAGAAAATAAAGTGTATCATTGGAATCCAGAAGGGGGAACAACTACATGGGATATTCCTACAGGATGGGAAGGAACAGAAACAGTTAAGATATATGAATTATCAGATTTAGGAAGAACTTTTGTAGATGAGTTACCTGTAACAAATGGAAAGGTTACAATTGAAGCTAAAGCAAATACACCTTATATAGTATTCCAAGAAAAGGTTAATGAAGATAGAATAAATAATTGGGGAGAAGGAACATTGATAAGTGATCCAGGTTTTGACTCTCAAACACTTGATTCATGGACAATTAATTCTTCATCAGAAAATAAAGAGCATATTTCTATAATAAATGAGAATGTTGATAGAAGATTAGGTAATGATGCAGTTGTAGTTCAAGGAAATAATGGAGCAGATGCAAATTTATCTCAAAAAATAACAGGGCTAGAACCGGGTAAAACTTATACAGCTTCAGTATGGGTTAAAAATTATGGTGATAGAGATGTTACTTTAGGATTTAAGTCAGGATGTACTTTAGAAGAAAGTACTATAACTAGAGAAACAACAAGAATGAATGTTGGAGAAGGCTTAAAATGGCATGGTGAAAGAGCAACAAGAATGAGAGTTGAATTTACAATACCAGAAGGAATAACTGAAGGAACGTTATATTTAAATGTTGCGAAGGATGAAGATGATAGTAAAGTTCTTATAGATGATTTTAGAATTTGGACTAACCCTCTTGATTTAGATAAAACTAATAGAGATGGATATGTAATCTATGAAGATTTTGAAAATGTGGATGAGGGACATGGACCTTTATATATGGGTCAAAATCTAGGAACTGATAATAGAACTCACTATGCAGAAAAAGATCCAGAAGGAAAACAATATATGAATTGGGTAATTGATGGTAGATTCTCATTAAAATCAAATCAACAACCAGGTACAACAGGTGAGATATTATTGACAGATGAATCTACATTAAAATTAAAACCTAATACAACTTATGAAATAGGATTTAAATATACAAATAAAATAGATAATCTATATTCAGTAGCTATAAAATCTGAAACATCAGGTGAATTATTTAATGAAAACCTAACACCAGGAACTGTTACAGGAAGACCAATAGATGGTCCAGAATATAAAAGAGAAGTTAAAGAATTTAAGAAAGAATTTACAACAGGCAATGCTGTAGATTATTATCTAGCATTTAATAAAGGTAATGGATATGATGAATTAGTTTTAGATGACTTATATATTAAAGATGTAACGCCAGAAGATAAACTAACTTTAGAATCAGTAAGACTATGTATGGATAATACTACTTTAATAGAAGGAAATGAATCAAAAGTAGTATTAGAGGCAATTATGTCTAATGGAAATAAAGCAGATTTAAGTAAGGCTACTATTAAATATACAGTATCTAATCCAGAAGTTCTATCAGTAGAAGATGGCGTTATAAAAACTAAAAAGGAAGGCGTTTCAAAGGTATCTGCTGAAGTAACTATAAATGGAAGTACTGTAGCTTCAAATGAAATAGAAGTAACAGTAAAGAAAAAATCATCAGTTATTAATAAAATACCAGTAATAAATGCTAAGGATTCAACTATAGAATTAAATTCTAAATTTGATCCTATGACAGGAGTAACAGCAGAAGATGCTGAAGAAGGAAATCTTACAGATAAAATTAAGGTTGTTGAAAATACAGTTAACACAGCTAAAGCAGGTAAATATAAAGTTATATATGAAGTGGTAGACAGTGAAGGTGCAAAGGCTACTAAGAAAATTAAAGTAACAGTAAAAGAAAAACAAAATACTACTAATCCAAGTAAACCAAGTGATTCTTCAAATTCAGGAAATAAGGGTAATTTACCTCAAACAGGAGGGGTTAATAGTTTATTAGTATTACTTTCAGGAATAGCTGCAGTTGGAGCTGGAACTTTCCTTAAGAGAAGAAAAAATAAATTATAA
- a CDS encoding NAD(P)/FAD-dependent oxidoreductase, protein MDERYDIAIVGSGPAGLSAALNAKIRNKKFIVFGNKNLTNKLIKAPKVNNYLGFFGMTGEDIKKRFEAHLDAMEIEITEERINNIYAMGEYFALMANDKTYEAKTVILATGMEYTRPIRGEEEYLGKGVGYCATCDAPLYRGKTVAIIGHNKEAEEEANFVSELAGLVYYIPMYKGSYNLRNNIEVVQDKPEAITGDMKVNKILLKNSELKTDGVFVLKDSISPGQLVPGLKIEENHIYVDRLMRTNIPGCFAAGDCVGKPYQYIKSAGEGNIAALSASQYLDQKK, encoded by the coding sequence TTGGATGAAAGATACGACATTGCAATTGTAGGAAGTGGACCAGCAGGTCTTTCTGCAGCATTAAATGCTAAAATAAGAAATAAAAAATTTATTGTATTTGGAAATAAAAATTTAACTAATAAGTTAATTAAAGCTCCAAAGGTTAATAATTATTTAGGTTTTTTTGGAATGACTGGAGAAGATATAAAAAAGCGATTTGAAGCTCACTTAGATGCAATGGAGATAGAAATTACAGAAGAAAGAATAAATAATATTTATGCAATGGGAGAGTACTTTGCTTTAATGGCTAATGATAAGACTTATGAAGCAAAAACAGTAATACTAGCAACAGGAATGGAATATACAAGACCTATAAGAGGTGAAGAAGAGTATCTTGGAAAAGGTGTTGGATATTGTGCAACTTGTGATGCACCATTATATAGAGGGAAAACTGTTGCTATAATAGGACATAATAAAGAAGCTGAAGAAGAGGCTAATTTTGTAAGTGAACTTGCAGGACTTGTATATTATATACCAATGTATAAGGGTTCTTATAATTTAAGAAATAATATAGAAGTTGTACAAGATAAACCAGAAGCTATTACTGGAGATATGAAAGTAAATAAAATATTATTAAAAAATTCAGAACTAAAAACTGATGGAGTTTTTGTTTTAAAGGATTCAATTTCTCCAGGTCAATTAGTTCCAGGATTAAAAATAGAAGAAAATCATATCTATGTTGATAGACTTATGAGAACAAATATACCAGGTTGTTTTGCAGCTGGTGATTGTGTTGGTAAGCCATATCAATATATAAAGTCAGCAGGTGAAGGAAATATAGCGGCTCTTAGTGCAAGTCAATATTTAGATCAAAAAAAGTAA
- the trxA gene encoding thioredoxin: MVQHVSEMNFNQEVLQQKGVVLVDFWATWCGPCKMIAPIVEDLAMELTNVKFAKVDVDANPKLANGYQISSIPTLMIFKNGAPVETLIGFMPKESLKAAVTKHL, translated from the coding sequence ATGGTTCAACATGTATCAGAAATGAATTTTAATCAAGAGGTATTACAACAAAAAGGTGTAGTTTTAGTTGACTTTTGGGCAACTTGGTGTGGTCCATGTAAAATGATAGCACCTATAGTTGAAGATTTAGCAATGGAACTTACAAATGTAAAATTTGCAAAGGTAGATGTAGATGCAAATCCAAAATTAGCTAATGGATATCAAATATCAAGTATCCCAACATTAATGATTTTTAAAAATGGAGCACCTGTAGAAACTTTAATAGGATTTATGCCAAAAGAATCATTAAAGGCTGCTGTAACTAAACACCTATAA
- a CDS encoding YaaR family protein, whose product MEIGRVNRKSLIKQERRITSEKKDFSQSFNQARERKSEEQLKKMIEDIKKRGNRLVITKTYGDVVAYKKMIKEYLESILNFMYDTKRDVSFWQTQYFITVDTIDLKLEELTQALLSDERENLNIASSIDEIQGLIVDIYR is encoded by the coding sequence GTGGAAATAGGAAGAGTAAATAGAAAAAGTTTAATAAAACAAGAAAGAAGGATAACTTCAGAAAAAAAAGATTTTTCACAAAGCTTTAATCAAGCAAGAGAAAGAAAGTCAGAAGAACAATTAAAGAAAATGATTGAAGACATAAAAAAAAGAGGAAATAGGTTAGTAATAACTAAAACCTATGGAGATGTTGTGGCTTATAAAAAAATGATAAAAGAATATTTAGAGTCAATATTAAATTTTATGTATGATACTAAGAGGGATGTTAGTTTTTGGCAAACACAATACTTTATAACTGTAGATACTATAGATTTAAAATTAGAAGAACTTACACAGGCTCTATTAAGTGATGAAAGAGAAAATTTAAATATAGCTTCATCAATAGATGAAATACAAGGATTAATTGTAGATATATATAGATAG